The following coding sequences lie in one Arachis stenosperma cultivar V10309 chromosome 5, arast.V10309.gnm1.PFL2, whole genome shotgun sequence genomic window:
- the LOC130980086 gene encoding tRNA(adenine(34)) deaminase, chloroplastic, whose amino-acid sequence MHNTYFSSTIYAVRGRESFSLSFNGYSNICYERFDRTPSHCSSCCRCCGCCALSNYRVPIKPSLLNGLRQSTLLHLSARRFILGREQFFPRLPAYGLHKRCYVNEETVCNRSRRRIEGECVCAGDSRKGRESYHSFGSDDAEAVLSLLSEQSDKDTIDVKRKNVSTSRRNEAEKNIKSVSRQRNLNLGKKVETKTKGILKQRETCAIDLRRENEKSSRGNVALARSEGHRSRKDVSSCSSYYTVSSGDLGSDIDVQDKHGLEECSSGYENDEANYVKEEFNKQRDDLVRLQDFSKHEKTAFGADIDSSLRKKSEKKLAEVTVQEIKSTREQQDVHSEGFRSHEPSSYGKASLSHKQVNSKEDDDSSFLKRQNAFIQARNKRHQYTGVQDSGVDEFETTLVSKQAFTGRHEELDLSDAQLKETRDEHKKIVGSTTTGKQTLNSKKISSSRHGNLEILETCSHERSDEQKKFSGSTSTTGKDVINRSSHKYIETSKVEDIQRTSMKNLGAQRISVSSSVQGMEEHQHQKGEKRLLKREEKTEIKDMRKSQHISEVSHGHQSNIEDTSIINARTKIKNTDEKQLSSSQRTSEKVKHIPKSTLKSVAKTTESSCQTDETIVNFELSREDKTTRKVTMSDKTSSREESNIRGSRSFVSESGTHVTLTDDHERKSATMLIASSSQESTGGGSARAQITSRVASPEIIVETSESGSSDTSDHSDKSPVLLQYSRDGSNQSYSEPYTIMAPEDSLRSVDCLEKSSNQFVAEFVQRARHEVATSATSEVEGTRTKLAVEDEGNQIYNSSRQHTEDDSQSKKHDSSHSSGIRESKGPSDEMWDETKSSVEQSQRAEESEVGNETSKIIVRRTGRSLWSMIADVVKLRWVSHAASTSAERSDERNSPNKSDSETWFSGQEHAERHKSSAIKEASVISPEAITIDKLKQGKNDTQCEGEMSDTRRIKDKGKCVEIRSSDSETWLSEKEQQENYESSLIKETSVQPPEVMTIDKLKPGKNYTQSEETSDTKRIKNKGKHVKVRSSSNTEESGSVTIPYASGEENIEWTRDRKDLKISTSGIKSVDFPSASLPARGPPVASPIVNIGVLDLSRTRSVLPIKEPVPSVQSELSASGEKDGELKQRKFQRTGQVLRDRFDDWEEAYQLELEQRRMDEMFMKEALLEAKKAADIWEVPVGAVLVQQGKIIARGCNLVEELRDSTAHAEMICIREASNLLRTWRLSGTTLYVTLEPCPMCAGAILQARVDTVVWGAPNKLLGADGSWIRLFPEGGESSDSRDMPPAPVHPFHPKITIRRGILENECADVMQQFFQLRRKQKKDESPKEPSRLSLTHRHHHAKFLNKLHDIFHVFCL is encoded by the exons ATGCACAACACATATTTTAGCTCTACAATTTATGCTGTCAGGGGTAGGGAGTCATTCTCATTATCTTTCAATGGCTACTCAAACATCTGTTATGAAAGATTTGACAGAACTCCATCACACTGTTCATCATGTTGTCGCTGTTGTGGTTGTTGTGCACTCTCCAATTATAGGGTACCAATAAAGCCTAGTCTTCTAAATGGGTTGAGGCAGTCCACTCTCCTTCATCTGTCAGCTAGAAGATTTATTTTGGGTAGAGAACAGTTTTTTCCCCGTCTACCAGCTTATGGTCTACACAAAAGATGTTATGTGAATGAAGAAACTGTTTGCaatagaagtagaaggagaatAGAGGGAGAATGTGTCTGTGCGGGAGACTCGCGAAAAGGGAGGGAAAGTTACCATTCATTTGGTTCTGATGATGCCGAAGCAGTTCTCAGCTTATTGAGTGAGCAATCAGATAAGGATACTATTGATGTTAAAAGGAAGAATGTCTCCACATCCAGAAGAAATGAAGCAGAGAAGAACATAAAGAGTGTGAGTAGGCAGAGAAATTTGAATTTGGGTAAGAAAGTAGAAACAAAGACAAAAGGGATCTTGAAGCAACGCGAGACATGTGCTATTGACTTGAGAAGAGAGAATGAAAAATCTAGCAGAGGAAATGTAGCCTTGGCCAGAAGTGAAGGCCATAGGTCGAGAAAAGATGTTTCTAGTTGTTCATCTTATTACACAGTTTCATCAGGAGATCTCGGGAGTGACATCGATGTTCAGGATAAACATGGTttggaagaatgttcatcagGATATGAGAATGATGAAGCAAATTATGTGAAGGAAGAATTCAACAAACAAAGAGATGATTTGGTGAGGCTGCAGGACTTTTCAAAGCATGAAAAAACTGCATTTGGTGCTGACATTGATTCTAGCCTAAGGAAGAAGTCTGAAAAGAAGCTGGCCGAGGTAACAGTGCAGGAAATAAAATCCACAAGAGAACAGCAAGATGTGCATTCAGAAGGATTTAGATCACATGAACCTAGTAGTTATGGTAAAGCGTCTCTTTCACATAAGCAAGTCAATAGTAAGGAAGATGATGATTCGTCTTTTCTCAAGCGTCAGAATGCATTTattcaagcaagaaacaaaaggCATCAATACACAGGTGTGCAAGATTCTGGTGTCGATGAATTTGAAACAACCTTGGTTTCAAAACAGGCATTTACTGGCAGGCATGAGGAACTTGATCTATCTGATGCACAGTTAAAGGAAACAAGAGATgaacataaaaaaattgttggctctacTACCACTGGAAAGCAAACCTTGAATTCAAAGAAGATTTCCAGTAGCAGACATGGGAACCTTGAGATACTAGAAACATGCTCACACGAAAGAAGTGATGAACAGAAAAAATTTTCTGGTTCTACTTCTACCACAGGAAAGGATGTTATAAATAGAAGTTCACATAAATATATTGAAACTTCAAAAGTTGAAGACATTCAAAGGACATCCATGAAGAATCTTGGAGCACAAAGGATTTCAGTTTCAAGTTCTGTTCAGGGAATGGAGGAGCATCAACACCAAAAAGGAGAGAAGAGACTTCTAAAGAGAGAGGAAAAGACTGAGATTAAAGATATGAGAAAATCTCAACATATTTCTGAAGTATCACACGGTCATCAGAGTAATATTGAAGATACTTCTATCATAAATGCTAgaactaaaataaagaacacagATGAAAAGCAACTTTCAAGCTCTCAAAGAACCTCTGAGAAGGTGAAGCACATACCTAAAAGCACATTGAAGTCAGTTGCCAAAACTACAGAAAGTTCTTGCCAAACAGATGAAACAATTGTAAATTTTGAATTAAGCAGGGAGGACAAAACAACTCGGAAAGTAACAATGTCAGATAAAACTTCCTCAAGAGAGGAATCCAACATCCGGGGATCAAGGAGTTTTGTTTCTGAATCTGGAACACATGTCACATTAACAGATGATCATGAAAGAAAGTCTGCAACGATGTTGATTGCTTCCTCATCCCAAGAGTCAACAGGTGGAGGCTCAGCACGTGCTCAAATAACTTCTCGAGTCGCTAGCCCAGAAATTATTGTCGAAACTTCAGAAAGTGGCTCATCTGATACATCTGATCATTCTGATAAAAGTCCTGTTTTGCTACAATATTCTAGAGATGGAAGTAATCAGTCTTACAGTGAACCGTATACCATCATGGCTCCAGAAGATTCTCTTCGTTCAGTTGATTGCTTAGAGAAATCATCCAATCAGTTTGTTGCTGAGTTTGTTCAGAGAGCCAGACATGAAGTTGCCACTTCAGCCACATCAGAGGTGGAAGGTACTAGAACAAAGTTAGCTGTTGAAGATGAGGGGAACCAGATCTACAATTCAAGCAGGCAACATACTGAAGATGATTCTCAGTCTAAGAAGCATGATTCTAGCCATTCCTCTGGGATTCGAGAGTCCAAAGGACCTTCTGATGAGATGTGGGATGAAACAAAATCTTCTGTTGAGCAAAGTCAAAGAGCTGAAGAATCGGAGGTTGGCAATGAAACGTCAAAAATAATTGTCCGTAGAACCGGCAGGTCCCTTTGGAGTATGATTGCTGACGTTGTAAAATTACGTTGGGTTTCACATGCTGCTTCTACTTCAGCTGAAAGATCAGATGAGAGAAACTCACCAAACAAGTCTGATAGTGAAACATGGTTTTCTGGGCAGGAGCATGCGGAAAGGCATAAAAGTAGTGCTATAAAAGAAGCGAGTGTGATATCACCAGAAGCCATTACAATTGACAAGTTAAAACAGGGTAAAAATGATACCCAATGCGAAGGGGAGATGTCTGACACTAGAAGAATTAAGGACAAAGGAAAATGTGTTGAGATTAGATCATCTGATAGTGAAACATGGTTATCTGAGAAGGAGCAACAGGAAAACTATGAAAGTAGtttaataaaagaaacaagTGTGCAACCACCAGAAGTCATGACAATTGACAAGTTAAAACCGGGTAAAAATTATACACAAAGTGAAGAGACGTCTGACACTAAAAGAATTAAGAATAAAGGAAAACATGTTAAAGTTAGATCATCATCAAATACTGAAGAAAGTGGGTCTGTAACCATCCCGTATGCTTCAGGAGAGGAAAATATTGAATGGACCAGAGAtagaaaagatttaaaaattagtACTTCGGGCATTAAAAGTGTGGACTTTCCAAGTGCATCATTGCCTGCCAGAGGGCCTCCTGTTGCAAGCCCAATTGTAAATATTGGTGTGCTTGACTTGTCTCGAACTCGGTCAGTGTTGCCAATCAAGGAACCAGTTCCTTCAGTGCAGTCTGAATTGTCTGCTTCAGGGGAAAAGGATGGAGAATTGAAACAAAGAAAGTTTCAGAGGACCGGGCAAGTCTTAAGAGATAGATTTGATGACTGGGAGGAAGCCTATCAACTTGAACTTGAGCAGCGAAGGATGGATGAAATGTTCATGAAGGAAGCACTTCTAGAAGCCAAGAAGGCCGCAGATATTTGGGAAGTCCCCGTTGGTGCTGTTCTTGTGCAGCAAGGAAAAATTATTGCCCGGGGATGCAACTT GGTCGAAGAGTTACGGGACTCCACTGCACATGCAGAGATGATTTGTATACGAGAAGCTTCAAATCTTCTTCGGACATGGAGACTATCA